GTCCCTGACCATCGTCGGATTCGCTTTCGATCTGAGTGACACGGCGGACGTGTGGGTCGCCCCTGACCAGATCGCGGCCCTGCACCCGAACACCACGCAGATGTTGTACCGCTTCCGGGATGCGTCCTCGCAGAGCGCGCTTCGGGCAGGGCTGGCCCGGGTGACCGAGGGGCTGCCCAAGGGATCGCTGAGCGGATCGCACAGCTATCTGACGCTCAGGGACCGGATCGGCAGCAACGCGCGCGCGTACGCCCCGTACCTCATGGCGTTCGGCATCCTCGGCTTCCTGGTGGCGGTGCTGATCGTCGCCAACGTGGTGGGCGGCGCGGTGGTGTCGGGCTTCCGGCACATCGGCATCCTCAAGGCCCTCGGGTTCACTCCCGGGCAGGTGCTGGGCGTGTATCTCGTGATGGTCTCCGTACCGGCCGTGCTGGGCTGCGCGCTCGGCACGCTCGTCGGCAACCTGCTGGCCAAGCCGTTCTTCCGGTTCGTGTTCACGGGGCCGGACTCAGGGGTGCTGCACGACAGGATCGGCATCGCGCCCTGGGTGAACGGGCTGGCCCTGTTGGGCATGCCGCTGGTCTGTGTGCTGGCCGCGCTCGGCCCCTCGCTGCGGGCCCAGCGGCTGTCGGCGGCGCGGGCGATCAGCGCGGGCAGCGCACCGCGTGCCGGGCGGGCGCTCGGCATCCAACGGCGGCTCGCCGGGCTGCGGTTGCCGCGGTCGGTGAGCCTCGGTGCAGGGTTGCCGTTCGCCCGGCCCGCGCGCAGCGCGCTCACGCTGGCCGCGGTGGTCCTGGGGGTGACCACGGTGACGTTCGCAACGGGTCTCGGGACGACGATGACCCGCTTCGGAGACGCCCGCAAGGGAGCGTTCGACGTCACGGTGTACGCGAGCAACTACGTCAAGGGCAAGCGGGTCCTGCCCGTGCACGGCGACCGGGAGCTGCAGTCGCTGCTGGGCTCCTTGCGCGGCGCGGCACGAGTGACGGCCCGTGGGGACGAGGACGCGCGGATCGGGGGTTCCTCACAGAGGGTCATCTTCGAGGGCAGGCGCGGACCGAACCTGCCCCTGGACGACGTGCTCGTACGGGGCCGCTGGATGCATCGTCCGGGCGAGGTCGTGGTCGGTTCGGCCTTCCTGCGCCGCAACGGGGTGCACATCGGTGACCACCTCCGGCTGCGCAAGAGCGGTCGCGAGGAGGAGGTCACGGTGGTCGGCGAGCTGATGCAGGACAACGACCGGGTGGTCGTCGGCACCTGGCCGACGTTCACCGCGCTGGTCCCGGACGGCAAGGCGTTCGCCTATCACGTCACACTGCGCAAGGGCGCGGACAGGACGGCGTACACGCGCGCCGCCCGAGCGGTCGACAAAGGGCTCAGTACCCAACTGACCGGCCCGAGCAGCGGCGCCGAGACCATCATCGGCTCCGCGACCGCCCTCACCCTGATGCTGGCCCTGGTCGCCTCCCTCGGTGTGTTCAACACGGCCGTCCTCAACACCCACGACCGGCGCCGTGACCTCGGCATGCTCAAGTCGATCGGCATGACCCCGCGGCAGGTGACGGTGATGACGGTGACGTCGATGGCGGTGCTCGGCGTGATCGGGTCGGTGCTGGGCGTCCCGCTGGGCATCGCCGCTTACGAGGCGGTCGTCCCACGGATGGCCGCGGGGATCGACATCACCCTGCCGTCGTACATGACGGACGTCTGGCACGTGCCGAGGCTGGCCGGACTCGCGCTGGCGGGTCTGGTGATCGCCGTGGTGGGTGCCCTCGTGCCCGCCCGGCGCGCGGCCCGGCTCACCGTGGCGGAGGTGCTGCA
The genomic region above belongs to Streptomyces sp. CG1 and contains:
- a CDS encoding ABC transporter permease, with the protein product MRAVWKAARAAVRRRRLQTLVIWLVTLVSTGSIVVALGLVDAASAPFDHVFGAQRGPHVVAQFDPGKVSDARLLQAARQPGVEAVAGPFPQATVDIPRDAEDLGLGGEITVVGRSGPGGAVDRVDLWAGRWPTRPGEMVLNRQSDWTGDDIGKTFRLPSGPSLTIVGFAFDLSDTADVWVAPDQIAALHPNTTQMLYRFRDASSQSALRAGLARVTEGLPKGSLSGSHSYLTLRDRIGSNARAYAPYLMAFGILGFLVAVLIVANVVGGAVVSGFRHIGILKALGFTPGQVLGVYLVMVSVPAVLGCALGTLVGNLLAKPFFRFVFTGPDSGVLHDRIGIAPWVNGLALLGMPLVCVLAALGPSLRAQRLSAARAISAGSAPRAGRALGIQRRLAGLRLPRSVSLGAGLPFARPARSALTLAAVVLGVTTVTFATGLGTTMTRFGDARKGAFDVTVYASNYVKGKRVLPVHGDRELQSLLGSLRGAARVTARGDEDARIGGSSQRVIFEGRRGPNLPLDDVLVRGRWMHRPGEVVVGSAFLRRNGVHIGDHLRLRKSGREEEVTVVGELMQDNDRVVVGTWPTFTALVPDGKAFAYHVTLRKGADRTAYTRAARAVDKGLSTQLTGPSSGAETIIGSATALTLMLALVASLGVFNTAVLNTHDRRRDLGMLKSIGMTPRQVTVMTVTSMAVLGVIGSVLGVPLGIAAYEAVVPRMAAGIDITLPSYMTDVWHVPRLAGLALAGLVIAVVGALVPARRAARLTVAEVLHNE